A genome region from Rattus norvegicus strain BN/NHsdMcwi chromosome 17, GRCr8, whole genome shotgun sequence includes the following:
- the Meig1 gene encoding meiosis expressed gene 1 protein homolog isoform X1: MATSDVKPKSISRAKKWSEEIENLYRFQQAGYRDEIEYKQVKQVAMVDRWPETGYVKKLQRRDNTFYYYNKQRECEDKEVHKVKIYAY; this comes from the exons ATGGCTACTTCTGACGTGAAACCAAAATCAATAAGTCGTGCCAAGAAATGGTCAGAGGAGATAGAAAATCTGTACAGATTTCAGCAAGCAGGCTACCGGGATGAAATCGAATACAAACAAGTGAAACAAGTTGCCATG GTAGACCGTTGGCCAGAGACAGGATATGTGAAGAAACTTCAGCGGAGGGACAATACTTTCTACTACTACAATAAACAGAGAGAGTGCGAGGACAAGGAGGTCCACAAAGTGAAGATTTACGCGTACTGA